The sequence below is a genomic window from Gossypium hirsutum isolate 1008001.06 chromosome A11, Gossypium_hirsutum_v2.1, whole genome shotgun sequence.
aacacatttaattaatttttaaattttaaattatatcaattaagtttTCTGACCAATATCTTTCGTCTTTTACTGTTACAATACTGACATGATCATTAACAACGTTGTCATTGTGCTCATGTTAAATTGTTGACGTGGTAgttcaataaaaaattcaatttttttaaaaaaattaaaagaaatatatatattttttattagaatGAACTGGGTAAATGAATTTAGGTTTTTCCATTTcaaaacttaatattattaaattttataaaaatattaaataaattcaaaaagttcaaaaaattaaaaaattataataaaaaacattTAGAAGTTAAAGCCTATGTACAGATTCAATGTGAAGCTAGAAAATATTATGTCGAAAATATTATGTGTAGTTGATTGAAGatgatttttctaaattatataaaattttaaaaatatttttaaaaagatatgTATTAATGTTCTAATTCATTTGGTATTTtttagaatatataaaaaatattttaataaatatataaataaataaaattaaaatttattgtagGACATTAGAAAATTAACTTTATAAAGGCATTGGAAAATTTTTAAGGGACCTCTATATGGGTCCTGATGATAATAAGTATAACAAAGTTACAATATTAAACCATAAGGGAGTTAATATAAATCTAAGAGATACaaagtttaaattatattttaggaaACTAAAAAATGAACTTAATTTTGAcggcttttgtttttgttttactaCTATTTCCTTAATTTTTGGATGAGCAAGATTTACCAAACTAGATTAAACTTGggcatagaatttaacttttaaattatttttaattatttttataattttataaaatttaaaaaattaatttttatagatatatattattttaatttttaaaaaatttaagttttgaaatgaatgaattcaaggttcatttcaataaaaatttaaattatattgacGTAATAATTGtagttgaaaaatataaaaatgatttattaaaataataacttttgTGAATTCAATCATTGTACacttaagttaaaaaaaaacaaattttcttttttcaaatcatACTTTAAATCATACTTTTTCAAAAAGCAATTTTGAAACTCACACTTTTTATTCTAAAACATGCCTCAACTGTACAAATTGGAGCTCCTAATTCCAAAGTCGAAGCCATTTCTAACTTCATTGTTGAGATGGATGAAAATCTACTTAGAGCCCCTTTAAATGGCGGTTTACAATGcgatatgtttaaaattttttatctcaCACTATAATATTGTTACAGTATTTAATCTTATTGTTACCGTTGTTTTTATGTTAACAATATGTAAATACATTATTCATCCAAAGACACCTTTAGAAGAGAAAGTTCATTAAAAGGTGTAATGGTAAGGAAATACAAATAAGTCACTGGATCGAAAAAATTATCAGGTAAAAATTTAATGAGTGTATAGTTGCTAGTCATCATTAGTTCAACTGGGAACACTAATGTAGATCAACCTTGGACTTTCTGCACTACAAAGATTATCATCAAAATCTTAATAGCGGGAGGGGACATAAGAAAAGGGAAATGGATGCAAGAAGAGACTTTTTTTAACTGTATTTATGTGTATTTAtcaaacttatatttatatatatcaattttttttgataaattacctcattaatcaatttaacattataacatttttattttcgtcactataaaaaaattatcaatttaatcactaatattaataaatttgagcAATTTAGTTCCTCCTCCGTTATAATGTCTATCAAGtgtgtaattattttaaataaatcctTTACACAAAACGGTCGTGTTTCAATACCCAACTGCCATCGCACATCATGGTGAACATTTCTTCAAGCAATAGCAATGTCTCATCTCTCTGTCATTGACTATTAAGCATTTTGTTTAGGGAGAATGTAAATCGATCTAGGGTGACGATGACATTGGCGAGAGATCGTCGTTTACAATATTCTCCTAAAATAACATTTgccaatctttaaaaaaaaaaaaaccattttccaCCCTTTTCTCTAtttccttgattttttttctgACGATTTTTTACTGAAATCACACTAGCGATGGCCTTCTAAGAGTGGATTTTCCttgaaatgttgaatttgaatcaaactttaatttgttcaaattaaaAATCAGTGAATTAATCAATTTGACCATCAATTCAGTTATAAAAGTCTTGATCAAAATCATGAATCTCAAAATATTCGcacttgtaaaaaaattaaatataagaggaagaagaaagaaaaataatatataaagtaaaaataaaatatatagagagagaaaaatacatttttttaccaaatcacaatttttattttgttatctttattttttaaataaatataataatttaaatgatgATGGAATTAATAGCCGTATAGTTTAAATATCACTACAAAAAAACGTTTTGATaccaaaatgaagaaaataacaatttattttggcaaaaaaaaaacatagtttaGGTTCTGATTAGTttgttaaacattttttttaaaaatagatttaacGGGTTTACtaacaaataaattaagaaaggtatcaaatttttaagtttatattgtAATGAGGTGTAAATTTTTACAAAGATTGTGATATCGGTAGAATATTTACTTAAAGGAAAATATTAGTCGTTTGGCTAATATCACTTAgtagtatattattatatttgttatcACATTATGGTTTTGTGTACTAAAAACAAAAAGCAAAGGTATCAAACTTAAAgtaatttaagtataaattataaaggggAAAAGGATAtactttttaagttaaatttataggttaaatcttaaccatttattttaatttatcttttttatttaggtgtaaGGACGGCAAGCTTCTTCAGTACCACAAATCTGAAAGAACCTGCCAACTGCAACAGTACATATGCAAAAACCTGAAATCATGACCTAGAGTGGAGTGGAGATTTAATAAGTCTACGTTGAACTATTCTTCTAATAAAAGCAAAAAGAACCTGAGGTGATCTTCCATGTAGCCTACTATTTCTTTCTTGCCGTAGCATATAGAAATATATGCATAATGCATTCCATGATATTCCAACAAATTGCAGGCTTGCACACTGCAGTTCCATAGTTGGTATcgtatgtttttattatatttgtgaGTACATTATATACTAAATTATGATAAGTTtgaacaaaaaattatataattccaCTACTCCATGTTGTATCTATTTAAGTTCCCGGAGTGACCAAAAAAATCCAACGGAGAAGAGAAAGTTTCCGCCATGGGATCTTCTTGTACTGTGAAAATCCTTGAGATTGCTCAAATCAAACCATCCCTTGAATTACCGAACTGTACCATTGAATTCTCTTTGCCGCTCACTTTCTTCGACAGTTTCTGGTTCACATTCCCACCAGTTGAGGGACTCCTTTTTTACAACCTTAACGACTTAACCCCTGCAGATTTCAGCTCAGAAATCCTCCCCAAACTCAAGCAATCTCTTTCTCTAACGCTGCGTCATTACCTCCCCGTCGCTGGAAGCCTCAAGTGGCCATCGGATGCCCCCAGACCCTTCATTTTGTACGCTCCAGATGATGGAGTTTCAGTCATAGTTGCCGAGTCTGGTGCAGACTTTCACCGTCTCTCCAGCAATGGAATCTATGAAGCTGTTGAGTTACATCCTTTAATACCCCACCTGAGATCCTCAGATGATTCTGCATCAATTCTAGCTATTCAAATAACATTTTTTCCTAGTCAAGGTTTTTTCATTGGAATCACAGCTCATCATACAGTTCTTGAAGGAAAAACTACATCCATgctgttgcgcggaagcgtgtgaaagagtaaaattattgtattgaaaaatcacactaagttcaattcccaggaaagagaggtggatcacgaggatcgcttacataccagatctttcctagccagaatatccctctatcataatttaatagcacaataaatcactacaataacacttgcaaaatatgcagaacaaaaataaagaacactagaattttaacgaggttcagcaaattttgcctacgtcctcgggcactaccaaatatatttcactccaaaaatacaagtgaaagtttacaaatagggagagagaacaattgccttaagtagagaatggcaagtgtgggatgaagaaagtaagaaatggttaggcctatttatagttgaggttcaaggatcaacttgcaatgtccctatacaattagggaccaaaattgcaattatcccatgccaacttttaatcCAACttgtgtaatgacccaaaattcatgggcatcggaaaagtataatatcgggcctccgtcctagtaaattgagtccgaaaataattattagaaatatttacgagactagtagtgtgtttaattaggttttaattaagtaaatttagcttaatttagagtaattagtaaaaaggattaaattgaataagagtaaaagtttaattatagattaaaggaaAATAATAGGGACCAAATGGGCAATCAAGCCACATTTggaagttgaggcggcataacattgtaaaaatcttagatttttatattattatttatataaatatataaattaattataaagtatattattaaattaattatattataaatattatattattatatataaaagaaacaaaacagaaaagaaacagaatagaaagaacaaagaaacagaatagaagagacgaaacaggggagaagcaggggagaaagaagaaaaagaagaaaaaaggggaaatagggtttttgaagcttgaaatttaaattggtaagtcaaattagccattttctcttaattctaatgttttaaaagctttaaaacaaagttttgatggaattaagttgatattttgtaagttcataggttttcaagtatagtttatgttgaacaaaagagatgaattagggattaacttgaaggaattttaagttagaattgaaaaagggattaaattgtaaaagaaactataagttttttttgttttagggactagattgaggaaaattcggaattaagaaaatatgttaaaaatttaatagttaaatttgagtttaaatgaaatttgaataggaataaggtgtgaattggtgttataaatttggttattaacatttttaatcaaaacagttttgggaagtagcaatggtctgactttgaaaattcactaaaaattttataaattgaactagaggatgaacaaaatatggaattaaagcttattgagtctagtttcttatagtagaaacaatgtaagcaattaattgatgaatcaagagatatttgaaattttgtaatactggttcggggtgatttcgagatgccctgttttaactttggaaaatcattaaaaattgtacaaaaattattatggagtgtaatttatatatgtgaactccttaatgaatctagtttcaaaataaataaacaagaaccttattcaagttctgtacaatgagataatttagttttagtggagagaggtcagaactgtcaaatgaaataacaggggagtatttaacgaataaactgtattaaatggctagaccaaaaattctggaaattttatgattataagatatatgagtctagttttaaggaaaatttacggatattaatttggagtttcgtagctcaagatataaataatttagtaacaatgacccaagtagacagcttaatggtgaaattatataaatacattaaaaatggttaaatttgcatgtttaggctcatgaattaaattgaatcatgttgtattgattattataaattattattttcgtagccaacaaagaacctaaagcatcagcatcgaaaggaaaggagaaagtcatcgaggagtaaactcgagaaaattacggtttgtattactataattcaagttatttattattaaatgttaaattttaatttatgtgtctagtaaatgaaatgtgaggtaagtattattattattattattattattattattattattatgagtgggaattaaattgaatagttgatatgaaataatatttgaattgtttgttgattgaaagcGGGAAATGAATTTAAATCGAATAGTGACCgatattaaattgaatggaaatgtattgagttgtgaaaataTGTTAATTGCGgattaattattgattgaaaggtggaaaaatgattgaattgaaagtgtGAGAAAGTGTGATTGAATTGGGattatatgtgatttaaataccctattaactagtcgggctgagtcggatatagttggcatgccataggattggaagagttcagggatacttcgacctcgagtcgatgagacactgggtgtcactatatttcttcggatagattcgatgaggtactgggtaccaactttcttcggctttgccgatgagacactgggtgtcaactattgcttcgaactatccgatgaggcactgggtgccattctggtgtgtttggttggatccgtgtatccgccaaagtccgagttttgttaatagggtaaatgatgaaatgataaaccgaacgagttggtcaaacgagctattgaaatgatatgaaaaagttgaattgtgaattgaaatgtgaaatgagattgagaaatgaacctaaggttcgtgaattattcaaactcaaattgtggatatacgatattggttgatgaattgctattgttgaaatatttaatttaaattgtatatacgatTTATGCTTTACATGtacattattgttataatttgaattatggtaataccactgagtatgaattactcagcgtacggttgtttccgtacGCAGGTCAATAGAAGTCAAAGgtctcggttcagcatccagattaATCCCGGCTTCGGcaaaacttggtgatgtatttttcctttggtaaaggtggcatgtacatagattgtgtataaaggttattatgttttattatataatggttaaaaatgttagtattaaaagtttatggattttaatgaaagaagtctatctattttatctaattagtacattgttaaattttaaattggtattgtgtagattgagtttgattagaagtatttagaatagaaaatgtgaatgtgaaatgaattggttgaattgatgATATTTGGGAACTATATGGTTttaatttgcagggggttttatgtaaaaataagcagaaatgctgccgaaatttttataaaaaaaaaaatgaagtcatttggtaaacaaattaataaattttatgaattattttaatatattggttatttatttaagaattgttGTAAATCGTTCGAtacgtccggtaatgcctcataattctgttccggcgacggttcggggttaaggggtgttacattttatggtatcagagctatcaggtttagccgattctcggccTAAATCGAGCTCGGAATTGAGTCTAGATGTACATGCCACTGTCGAGTTAAACTGAGTCGGGATTTTTGGATGCTGAcctatttgtttgttttgttttatagattaaagatgtctG
It includes:
- the LOC107910875 gene encoding phenolic glucoside malonyltransferase 1-like; the protein is MGSSCTVKILEIAQIKPSLELPNCTIEFSLPLTFFDSFWFTFPPVEGLLFYNLNDLTPADFSSEILPKLKQSLSLTLRHYLPVAGSLKWPSDAPRPFILYAPDDGVSVIVAESGADFHRLSSNGIYEAVELHPLIPHLRSSDDSASILAIQITFFPSQGFFIGITAHHTVLEGKTTSMLLRGSV